In Candidatus Syntrophoarchaeum caldarius, a single window of DNA contains:
- a CDS encoding secreted protein containing Peptidyl-prolyl cis-trans isomerase, FKBP-type domain protein: MKQRLSIALLLLLAIILATGCISEEKRVQEGDNITVNYIGRLENGTIFDTSYEDVARDAGVYTPGRSYQPLTFQVGSGQMIPGFDKGVIGMKVNETKTVVIPPAEAYGEYDPAKITVLPKVIEIPLEETFNRTVEMSVAQFESNFGTGHKTGERLLIPGSEIHIIVDNITDNTVTISYDLSVGDTFLFDNQWNETVIGANETMITVRHDLAVGDNITLPRQPWKSTVTAISDKNATLEASEILQPEIQSPLGTASVSMNDTSILIDYNHPLAGKTLTFEITVVSIERG; the protein is encoded by the coding sequence ATGAAACAAAGATTATCTATAGCATTACTACTTTTACTTGCTATCATCCTTGCAACAGGGTGTATCAGCGAGGAGAAGCGTGTTCAGGAAGGAGATAATATCACAGTGAACTACATTGGAAGGCTTGAGAATGGTACGATATTTGATACATCCTATGAGGACGTGGCACGGGATGCAGGGGTATACACACCAGGAAGAAGTTACCAACCCCTCACGTTTCAGGTTGGCTCAGGCCAGATGATACCCGGGTTTGATAAGGGCGTCATCGGAATGAAGGTCAATGAGACAAAGACGGTTGTGATCCCACCAGCTGAAGCATACGGCGAGTATGATCCAGCAAAGATAACCGTGCTGCCAAAGGTCATCGAAATCCCGCTTGAGGAGACGTTTAATAGAACTGTAGAGATGTCTGTGGCTCAATTTGAGAGTAACTTTGGAACTGGACATAAAACCGGAGAGCGCCTCTTAATCCCAGGATCTGAGATTCACATAATCGTGGATAATATCACAGATAACACAGTCACGATCTCGTATGATCTTTCTGTGGGTGATACGTTCCTCTTTGATAATCAGTGGAATGAGACTGTGATTGGGGCAAATGAGACCATGATCACGGTACGACATGATCTTGCAGTGGGTGATAATATAACGCTCCCACGTCAACCATGGAAATCGACTGTTACAGCAATCTCGGATAAGAATGCGACACTGGAAGCCTCAGAGATTCTTCAACCTGAAATACAGTCACCGCTTGGTACAGCAAGCGTTAGCATGAATGATACAAGCATTTTGATCGATTACAATCACCCTCTTGCGGGTAAGACACTTACATTTGAGATCACCGTTGTATCAATTGAGAGGGGATAA